The Halichoerus grypus chromosome 15, mHalGry1.hap1.1, whole genome shotgun sequence genome includes a window with the following:
- the FLT3LG gene encoding fms-related tyrosine kinase 3 ligand isoform X4, with the protein MERLKAVAGSQMQILLEAVNTEIHFVTLCAFQPLPSCLRFVQTNISHLLQDTSKQLTALKPWITRRNFSGCLQLQCQPDSSTLLPPRSPGALEATALPAPQAPLLLLVLLLPVGLLLMSAAGCLHWRRRGWRTPYPGEQRTLRPSETSHLPEDTELGLGGSQLETGPFLDGAALLTLSPGWRQGQAPTPAPAPPIPLCTKSLSPGNCI; encoded by the exons ATGGAACGGCTCAAAGCTGTGGCCGGGTCCCAGATGCAAATCCTGCTGGAGGCTGTCAACACGGAGATACACTTTGTCACCTTATGTGCCTTCCAG cccctccccagctgtCTTCGCTTCGTCCAGACCAACATCTCCCACCTCCTGCAGGACACCTCCAAGCAGCTGACGGCCTTGAAGCCCTGGATCACCCGCAGGAATTTCTCTGGGTGCCTGCAGCTGCAGTGTCAGCCGG aCTCTTCCACGCTGCTGCCCCCAAGGAGCCCCGGGGCCTTGGAGGCCACAGCCCTGCCGGCCCCCCAggcccctctgctgctcctcgtGCTGCTGCTGCCCGTGGGTCTCCTGCTGATGTCCGCTGCCGGGTGCCTGCACTGGCgaaggagggggtggaggacGCCCTACCCTGGGGAGCAG aggacactgaggcccagcgAGACGAGTCACCTGCcagaggacacagagctgggccTCGGAGGAAGTCAGCTAGAGACTGGTCCCTTCCTCGACGGCGCtgccctgctcactctctccccaGGATGGAGGCAAGGCCAGGCCCCAACGCCAGCCCCGGCCCCACCCATCCCCCTCTGTACAAAGTCCTTGTCCCCAGGAAATTGTATATAA
- the RPL13A gene encoding large ribosomal subunit protein uL13 isoform X1, which produces MAEGQVLVLDGRGHLLGRLAAIVAKQVLLGRKVVVVRCEGINISGNFYRNKLKYLAFLRKRMNTNPSRGPYHFRAPSRIFWRTVRGMLPHKTKRGQAALDRLKVFDGIPPPYDKKKRMVVPAALKVVRLKPTRKFAYLGRLAHEVGWKYQAVTATLEEKRKEKAKIHYRKKKQLMRLRKQAEKNVEKKIDKYTEVLKTHGLLV; this is translated from the exons ATGGCGGAGGGGCAG GTCCTGGTGCTCGATGGCCGAGGCCATCTCCTCGGCCGCCTGGCGGCCATTGTGGCCAAACAGGTGCTTCTGG gCCGGAAGGTTGTAGTCGTGCGCTGTGAGGGCATCAACATTTCTGGCAATTTCTACAGGAACAAGT tgaAGTACCTAGCCTTCCTCCGCAAGCGCATGAACACCAACCCATCCCGTGGCCCGTACCACTTCCGAGCACCCAGCCGCATCTTTTGGCGGACAGTGCGAG GCATGCTGCCGCACAAGACCAAGCGAGGCCAGGCTGCCCTGGACCGGCTCAAGGTGTTCGATGGGATCCCGCCGCCCTACGACAAG AAAAAGCGGATGGTGGTTCCTGCTGCCCTCAAGGTGGTGCGCCTGAAGCCTACACGGAAG tttgcttacctggggcgcctggctcatGAGGTTGGTTGGAAGTACCAGGCAGTAACAGCCACcctggaggagaagagaaaggagaaggccAAAATCCATTACCGGAAGAAGAAGCAGCTCATG AGGCTACGGAAACAGGCCGAAAAGAACGTGGAGaagaaaattgataaatacaCAGAGGTCCTCAAGACCCATGGACTCCTGGTCTGA
- the RPL13A gene encoding large ribosomal subunit protein uL13 isoform X2: protein MNTNPSRGPYHFRAPSRIFWRTVRGMLPHKTKRGQAALDRLKVFDGIPPPYDKKKRMVVPAALKVVRLKPTRKFAYLGRLAHEVGWKYQAVTATLEEKRKEKAKIHYRKKKQLMRLRKQAEKNVEKKIDKYTEVLKTHGLLV from the exons ATGAACACCAACCCATCCCGTGGCCCGTACCACTTCCGAGCACCCAGCCGCATCTTTTGGCGGACAGTGCGAG GCATGCTGCCGCACAAGACCAAGCGAGGCCAGGCTGCCCTGGACCGGCTCAAGGTGTTCGATGGGATCCCGCCGCCCTACGACAAG AAAAAGCGGATGGTGGTTCCTGCTGCCCTCAAGGTGGTGCGCCTGAAGCCTACACGGAAG tttgcttacctggggcgcctggctcatGAGGTTGGTTGGAAGTACCAGGCAGTAACAGCCACcctggaggagaagagaaaggagaaggccAAAATCCATTACCGGAAGAAGAAGCAGCTCATG AGGCTACGGAAACAGGCCGAAAAGAACGTGGAGaagaaaattgataaatacaCAGAGGTCCTCAAGACCCATGGACTCCTGGTCTGA
- the RPS11 gene encoding small ribosomal subunit protein uS17: protein MADIQTERAYQKQPTIFQNKKRVLLGETGKEKLPRYYKNIGLGFKTPKEAIEGTYIDKKCPFTGNVSIRGRILSGVVTKMKMQRTIVIRRDYLHYIRKYNRFEKRHKNMSVHLSPCFRDVQIGDIVTVGECRPLSKTVRFNVLKVTKAAGTKKQFQKF from the exons ATGGCGGACATTCAG aCTGAGCGCGCCTACCAAAAGCAGCCAACcatctttcaaaataagaagaGGGTCCTGCTTGGAGAAACTGGCAAGGAGAAGCTCCCGCGATACTACAAAAATATCGGTCTGGGCTTCAAGACGCCCAAGGAG gCCATTGAGGGCACCTACATTGACAAGAAATGCCCCTTTACTGGTAATGTCTCTATCCGAGGGCGGATTCTTTCTG gtgtGGTGACCAAGATGAAGATGCAGAGGACCATTGTCATCCGCCGAGATTACCTCCACTACATCCGAAAGTACAACCGCTTTGAGAAGCGCCACAAGAACATGTCCGTGCACCTGTCCCCCTGCTTCAG GGATGTCCAGATCGGCGACATCGTCACAGTGGGCGAGTGCCGGCCCTTGAGCAAGACTGTGCGTTTCAACGTGCTCAAAGTCACAAAGGCCGCTGGCACCAAGAAGCAGTTCCAGAAGTTCTGA